A portion of the Penaeus vannamei isolate JL-2024 unplaced genomic scaffold, ASM4276789v1 unanchor256, whole genome shotgun sequence genome contains these proteins:
- the LOC113818885 gene encoding uncharacterized protein, translating into MAKALWKISLAVLLVFGSGRTSGKEVCFESETKEFTCSEPVLTFNNTGQGIDLALGGHGKGGLPSLPIPIHQTPRGLNISSVMIPDEGKVEFRIKENFVEVKNAGSWESVFKGEKGKIGFYKFSAPPDARICVTCNTEDIFDKNSAPTEIPEQNSTPDHHNTEQNIFTTENRDQDTLATENGERENTSAPDNLEQNPSATENGERNTFATENTAHRKSGGIVTAASAKEEDKDNRSWWWLLLIPACLILAVYLFTRHRQSSRYSVRRALESEAAERKGDGTPGIKLTNEEEGKIE; encoded by the exons ATGGCGAAGGCGTTGTGGAAAATTTCCTTGGCAGTCTTGTTGGTGTTTGGATCTGGAAGAACAAGTGGAAAAGAAG TATGCTTCGAGAGCGAGACCAAAGAATTCACGTGTTCCGAACCAGTCCTGACTTTCAACAACACTGGCCAAGGGATCGACTTAGCACTGGGAGGCCATGGCAAGGGAGGCCTTCCCAGTCTGCCGATACCCATCCACCAGACTCCACGTGGCTTGAATATTTCCTCCGTGATGATACCAGACGAAGGAAAGGTGGAGTTCAGGATTAAGGAAAACTTTGTGGAAGTGAAGAACGCTGGTAGCTGGGAGAGTGTCTTCaaaggtgaaaagggaaaaattgGATTCTACAAGTTCTCCGCTCCACCGGATGCACGGATCTGTGTGACTTGCA ATACAGAGGATATTTTTGACAAGAATTCTGCACCTACTGAGATCCCTGAACAGAACAGCACACCTGACCACCACAACACGGAACAGAACATTTTTACCACCGAGAACAGAGACCAAGATACTTTGGCTACTGAGAACGGAGAACGGGAGAACACTTCTGCCCCTGACAATCTAGAACAGAATCCCTCGGCCACTGAGAACGGAGAACGGAACACCTTTGCCACCGAGAACACTGCACACCGAAAATCTGGCGGCATTGTCACGGCTGCGAGTgcaaaagaagaggataaag ACAACCGATCGTGGTGGTGGCTGCTGCTGATTCCCGCCTGTCTCATCCTTGCCGTCTACCTGTTCACGAGACACAGACAGTCTTCTCGTTACTCCGTGAGAAGAGCGCTGGAAAGCGAGGCTGCCGAGAGAAAGGGCGACGGAACTCCGGGAATAAAGCTAacaaatgaggaagaagggaaaatcgAATGA